A DNA window from Rhizobium jaguaris contains the following coding sequences:
- a CDS encoding DUF1344 domain-containing protein codes for MFRAISLQNCEFTLDLSPHTVRMPIEVEGDGFQLGRSGAGEVLGEIINSKRIKTMKRSVIIAAAIFAIVSSTGAFAKAITDTIRSVDRKGDSITLMNGRVFKLPEKIEVERFKAGEKVRVNYSTTKAGRTTVSSIHPVM; via the coding sequence ATGTTCCGGGCAATCTCGCTGCAAAATTGCGAGTTCACGTTGGATTTGTCGCCTCACACGGTGCGGATGCCCATTGAGGTTGAAGGCGATGGGTTTCAGCTCGGCCGTTCTGGTGCCGGCGAGGTCCTTGGTGAAATAATCAACTCGAAAAGGATCAAGACGATGAAAAGATCTGTCATCATCGCAGCGGCAATATTTGCAATCGTTTCGTCGACCGGGGCCTTTGCAAAGGCAATTACCGATACGATCAGGAGCGTCGACAGAAAAGGCGATTCGATTACGCTGATGAACGGAAGGGTTTTCAAGCTGCCGGAGAAGATTGAAGTGGAACGCTTCAAGGCAGGCGAGAAGGTTAGGGTCAATTATTCCACGACGAAAGCCGGCAGAACGACGGTGTCAAGCATCCATCCCGTGATGTAG
- a CDS encoding cation-transporting P-type ATPase — protein sequence MRSDETSGLGTDPVSWHAMPADQVESQLRVDPGRGLDAAGAAERLKTHGPNRLPQGRKKGPLMRFLAQFNNILIYVLLAAGFVKLMLSLWLDASIIFAVVILNSLLGFLQEGRAEKALDSIRGMLSAEARVLRGGATRLISAEELVPGDIVLLESGDKIPADLRLIDAKNLRTEEAALTGESVPAEKTTAVVSAKATVGDRENMAFSGTMVVSGRATGIVVATGSQTELGRINQMLAEVSALETPLLRQIKRFGYVITAAIGVISVLLFSWGHWLGHMSFVELFQAVVGIAVSLIPEGLPALITITLAIGVQRMAQRNAIIRRLPAVETLGSVSRICSDKTGTLTLMEMMVASVVTADAAYEVSGDGYAPEGEVKTAGKPVSALPEALALMGRVSALCNDAELFKEEGKWKVEGDPTEGALYPFATKLGIDRAAETTAAPRIDAIPFESEHKFMATLNRSADGEMLLVKGAPEVILDHCDRQQAATGPAPLDRDRFVREGDRLAAQGERVLGLAWLPNPDLRAGSLRPADLPKTLILIGFVGLMDPPRKEAIEAVQECHGGGIRVTMITGDHKITAAAIAKMLGIGDGKTAMAGTEIEAMNDAALQECVRDVDVFARASPEHKLRLVKAIQANGQIVAMTGDGVNDAPALKKADIGVAMGIKGTEVTKEAAGMILADDNFASISAAVKEGRTVYNNIEKAMLFLLPTNIGQGAVIAIAILFAFTLPITAPQVLWVNMVTSVALGLVISFEPHEADVMGRPPRSVDRPIVTGFGIWRILFVGAALVLYTLAAFFWMKGQGASDQMARTAAVNAITLGQVYYLLNSRYLLESSLSVSAHLGNPYLWYGIGGVVVLQLLFTYAPPLHAVFDTEALPPSVWLWLIAGGLLFFLVVEIEKLIIRSTPVLKDAATRR from the coding sequence ATGAGATCGGATGAGACCTCAGGTTTGGGTACGGATCCGGTGTCGTGGCATGCGATGCCGGCGGATCAGGTGGAAAGCCAGCTTCGCGTGGATCCCGGGCGCGGCCTCGATGCGGCGGGGGCCGCCGAGCGGCTAAAGACCCACGGGCCGAACCGCCTGCCGCAAGGCAGGAAGAAGGGGCCGTTGATGCGGTTTCTCGCCCAGTTCAACAATATTCTCATCTATGTCCTGTTGGCGGCTGGCTTCGTCAAACTGATGCTGAGCCTATGGCTCGACGCCTCGATCATCTTTGCTGTCGTCATTCTCAACTCGCTCCTAGGCTTTCTACAGGAGGGACGGGCGGAAAAGGCGCTCGATTCGATCCGCGGCATGCTGTCGGCGGAGGCGCGCGTTTTGCGTGGCGGGGCGACGCGCCTCATTTCGGCCGAGGAGCTCGTTCCGGGCGACATCGTACTCCTGGAATCGGGCGACAAGATCCCGGCGGACCTGCGCCTTATCGATGCCAAGAACCTGCGTACCGAGGAGGCTGCCCTCACGGGCGAATCCGTCCCGGCCGAGAAGACCACGGCTGTGGTATCAGCCAAGGCCACGGTCGGCGACCGAGAGAATATGGCGTTCTCCGGCACCATGGTGGTGTCGGGGCGCGCGACCGGCATCGTTGTGGCGACCGGTAGCCAGACGGAACTCGGCCGCATCAACCAGATGCTCGCAGAAGTCAGTGCGCTCGAGACGCCGCTGCTGCGCCAGATCAAGAGGTTCGGTTACGTCATCACGGCAGCCATCGGCGTCATCAGCGTGTTGCTGTTCTCCTGGGGCCACTGGCTCGGACACATGTCCTTTGTCGAGCTGTTTCAGGCCGTTGTCGGCATCGCAGTGTCGCTGATTCCTGAAGGTCTGCCAGCTCTGATCACGATAACGCTCGCCATCGGCGTGCAGCGCATGGCTCAGCGCAATGCGATCATCCGCCGCCTCCCCGCGGTCGAGACGCTGGGGTCCGTCTCGCGCATCTGCTCGGACAAGACCGGAACGCTGACCCTCATGGAAATGATGGTGGCCTCCGTCGTGACTGCGGATGCAGCCTATGAGGTCAGCGGCGACGGCTACGCGCCTGAAGGAGAGGTCAAGACCGCCGGCAAGCCGGTCAGCGCCCTACCGGAAGCGCTCGCGCTGATGGGTCGCGTATCCGCACTGTGCAACGACGCTGAACTCTTCAAGGAGGAGGGAAAGTGGAAAGTGGAAGGAGACCCGACCGAGGGCGCGCTTTATCCCTTCGCGACCAAGCTTGGCATTGACCGTGCCGCGGAGACGACAGCCGCTCCCCGCATCGATGCGATCCCTTTCGAGTCCGAGCACAAGTTCATGGCAACCCTGAACCGTTCAGCGGACGGCGAAATGCTGCTGGTCAAGGGTGCGCCCGAAGTGATCCTCGATCATTGTGACCGGCAGCAGGCGGCGACCGGTCCGGCACCGCTCGATCGTGACCGCTTTGTTCGGGAGGGTGACCGGCTAGCGGCGCAGGGGGAGCGCGTTCTGGGCTTGGCATGGCTGCCGAACCCGGACCTCCGGGCCGGCAGCCTCCGGCCGGCGGACTTGCCGAAGACCCTAATTTTGATCGGTTTCGTGGGCCTCATGGACCCTCCCCGCAAGGAGGCCATCGAAGCCGTGCAGGAATGCCATGGCGGCGGGATCCGCGTGACGATGATCACGGGCGACCACAAGATCACGGCGGCGGCGATCGCCAAGATGCTCGGCATCGGCGATGGCAAGACTGCCATGGCGGGCACCGAGATCGAGGCAATGAACGATGCGGCACTGCAGGAATGCGTGCGCGACGTCGATGTCTTCGCCCGCGCCAGCCCCGAGCACAAGCTCAGGCTCGTGAAGGCGATCCAAGCCAATGGTCAAATTGTCGCCATGACCGGAGACGGCGTCAACGACGCGCCGGCGCTCAAAAAGGCCGATATTGGCGTTGCAATGGGTATCAAGGGCACCGAGGTGACGAAAGAGGCGGCGGGGATGATTCTCGCCGACGACAATTTTGCCTCGATCTCAGCGGCCGTGAAGGAGGGCCGCACGGTCTACAACAACATCGAGAAGGCGATGCTTTTCCTGCTGCCCACCAATATCGGCCAAGGCGCAGTGATCGCGATTGCGATCCTGTTCGCCTTCACGCTGCCGATCACGGCACCGCAGGTGCTGTGGGTGAACATGGTCACCTCCGTCGCGCTCGGCCTTGTCATTTCGTTCGAGCCCCATGAGGCGGACGTGATGGGGCGCCCGCCCCGCTCGGTCGACCGGCCGATCGTCACCGGCTTCGGTATCTGGCGCATTCTCTTCGTGGGTGCGGCGCTCGTCCTTTATACGCTGGCAGCCTTCTTCTGGATGAAGGGGCAAGGCGCTTCGGACCAGATGGCGCGCACGGCTGCCGTCAACGCCATCACGCTCGGACAGGTCTACTACCTTCTGAACAGCCGCTACCTGCTCGAGTCGTCTCTGTCCGTAAGCGCCCATTTGGGCAATCCCTATCTCTGGTACGGCATAGGCGGGGTCGTGGTGCTGCAACTCCTCTTTACCTATGCGCCCCCGCTCCACGCCGTCTTCGACACCGAAGCCTTGCCTCCTTCGGTCTGGCTCTGGCTCATCGCGGGCGGGCTTCTGTTTTTCCTCGTTGTCGAGATCGAAAAGCTCATCATTCGCTCCACGCCCGTGTTGAAAGACGCAGCGACCCGCCGGTAA
- a CDS encoding polyphosphate kinase 2 family protein, which yields MRKYTDPFRVTNGNDFRLLDFDPGDTLGLKMGKEEAAQLLDRGSKWLAMEQDILYAQDSWSVLLVFQALDAAGKDGTIKHVMSRVNPQGCDVSSFKQPSSKEISHDFLWRYAKKIPERGRIGIFNRSYYEEVLVVRVHRELLDAQKIPACFVGKNVWEERLADIARFENYLTRQGVVVLKFYLNLSHEEQKKRFMSRLDKPEKNWKFSASDVRERRYWKDYMQAYDDAIRATASEGAPWFVVPADNKWFTRLVVAAAIVEAVEKLDLAYPKVTPEKMKNLAAARQELEAEGTHTRKHREEQK from the coding sequence ATGAGGAAATACACGGATCCGTTCCGTGTCACCAACGGCAATGACTTTCGCCTGCTGGATTTCGATCCCGGCGACACGCTCGGGCTCAAAATGGGCAAGGAAGAAGCGGCGCAGCTTCTCGATCGCGGTTCGAAATGGCTCGCGATGGAGCAAGACATTCTCTATGCGCAGGATTCCTGGTCCGTGCTGCTGGTGTTCCAAGCGCTGGATGCGGCTGGAAAGGACGGTACGATCAAGCACGTCATGTCGCGGGTCAATCCGCAGGGGTGCGATGTGTCCTCGTTCAAACAGCCCTCCAGCAAGGAGATCTCGCACGATTTCCTCTGGCGCTATGCCAAGAAAATTCCGGAGCGGGGGCGAATCGGCATCTTCAACCGCTCCTATTACGAGGAAGTGCTGGTGGTGCGTGTGCACCGGGAGTTGCTCGACGCGCAAAAGATCCCAGCGTGCTTTGTCGGCAAGAACGTGTGGGAAGAGCGACTTGCCGACATCGCGCGTTTTGAGAACTACCTGACGCGCCAGGGCGTGGTGGTCCTCAAGTTCTACCTGAACCTCTCCCACGAGGAGCAGAAAAAGCGGTTCATGAGCCGCCTCGACAAGCCGGAGAAGAACTGGAAGTTCTCAGCGTCCGACGTTCGCGAGCGACGATACTGGAAAGACTACATGCAGGCCTATGACGACGCGATCCGCGCCACGGCCTCCGAGGGCGCACCGTGGTTCGTCGTGCCCGCGGACAACAAATGGTTTACGCGCCTCGTCGTCGCGGCTGCGATCGTGGAGGCGGTGGAGAAGCTAGACCTCGCATATCCCAAGGTCACGCCGGAGAAGATGAAGAATCTCGCGGCGGCGCGCCAGGAACTCGAGGCGGAAGGGACACACACTAGAAAGCACCGGGAGGAACAAAAATGA
- a CDS encoding prolyl-tRNA synthetase associated domain-containing protein — translation MTENSSKNRDDLFRFLDGLGIFHSTKDHAPVFTVAESVSLRDEIPGGHTKNLFVKDKKDNFFLLTVEENATVDLKTVHTLIGAASKVSFGKPEKLLEYLGVIPGSVTAFGAINDTGKNVTFILDAELMEHDVVNCHPLSNDATTSIASSDLLRFMEATGHTPLVLKVTG, via the coding sequence ATGACAGAGAACAGCTCGAAAAACCGCGACGATCTTTTCCGTTTTCTGGATGGGCTCGGCATTTTCCATAGCACCAAAGATCATGCGCCGGTGTTCACCGTTGCCGAATCGGTGTCCTTGCGTGACGAGATCCCCGGCGGCCATACGAAGAACCTGTTCGTGAAGGACAAGAAGGATAATTTCTTCCTGCTGACGGTCGAGGAGAATGCCACCGTCGATTTGAAGACAGTGCACACGCTGATCGGTGCGGCCAGCAAAGTCTCCTTTGGCAAGCCCGAAAAACTGTTAGAATATCTGGGCGTCATTCCGGGCTCGGTGACTGCATTCGGCGCGATCAACGATACCGGCAAGAACGTTACCTTCATCCTCGATGCCGAGTTGATGGAACACGACGTCGTTAATTGCCATCCATTGTCGAACGATGCGACGACCTCGATTGCCAGCAGCGATCTCCTGCGCTTCATGGAAGCGACCGGTCATACGCCGCTAGTCTTGAAAGTGACGGGCTGA
- a CDS encoding IS110 family transposase codes for MDETITYVGLDVHKETIAVALADGGGRGDARAFGQIVNTPTALTRMLAKLSQPGRTLKFCYEAGPCGYGIQRQLSAAGHDCVVVAPSLIPHKPGDRIKTDRRDANNLARLHRARELSAVWIPDTAHEAMRDLVRARLAAVRSLRQARQQLSGFLLRHGFHYSRPAWTQMHRRWLAGLCFEQPIHQIVLQDHIATIEAATERRDRLTKQIETMLSDWSLAPVVVALQSLRGMALVTAATMIAELGDLSRFTNPRQLMAYLGLVPSEHSSGGTRRQGGITKAGNTTARRMLIEAAWSYRFPAKISRDQLIRQEQLPKAIRDTAWKAQERLCGRYRKLTKAGKPATTVTTAIARELSGFVWAIACQVSPR; via the coding sequence ATGGACGAGACTATCACATATGTCGGATTGGATGTTCACAAAGAGACGATCGCGGTGGCGCTCGCTGACGGCGGTGGGCGCGGTGACGCGCGCGCGTTTGGCCAGATCGTCAATACGCCAACGGCCTTGACCCGCATGCTGGCCAAGCTTTCGCAGCCGGGTCGGACATTGAAGTTTTGCTACGAAGCGGGACCTTGCGGCTACGGCATTCAGCGGCAACTGTCTGCCGCAGGTCATGATTGCGTGGTCGTCGCCCCTTCTTTGATCCCGCACAAACCAGGCGATCGCATCAAGACAGACCGTCGGGATGCCAACAATCTGGCAAGACTTCATCGCGCTAGAGAACTGAGCGCTGTTTGGATACCAGATACAGCCCATGAGGCGATGCGTGATCTGGTTCGGGCACGGCTTGCCGCTGTGCGCAGCTTGCGGCAAGCGCGCCAGCAGCTCAGCGGATTTCTGCTTCGTCATGGCTTTCACTACAGCCGGCCGGCCTGGACGCAGATGCACCGCCGTTGGTTGGCCGGTCTTTGCTTTGAACAGCCAATCCACCAAATCGTTCTCCAGGATCACATCGCCACAATCGAGGCGGCAACTGAGCGGCGGGATCGGCTGACGAAGCAGATCGAGACCATGTTGAGTGACTGGTCATTGGCTCCGGTGGTCGTCGCGCTGCAATCACTGCGCGGCATGGCTCTGGTGACGGCCGCTACGATGATTGCCGAATTGGGCGATCTCAGCCGCTTCACAAACCCGCGCCAATTAATGGCCTATCTCGGGCTGGTACCATCGGAGCATTCAAGCGGTGGAACTCGGCGGCAGGGCGGCATTACAAAAGCAGGCAATACAACGGCGCGTCGAATGCTGATTGAAGCCGCTTGGAGTTATCGGTTTCCCGCAAAGATCAGCCGTGATCAGTTGATCCGCCAGGAGCAGCTCCCAAAAGCGATCCGCGACACGGCATGGAAGGCGCAGGAGCGGCTGTGCGGCCGCTATCGCAAGCTCACGAAGGCCGGAAAGCCGGCAACGACCGTAACCACGGCGATCGCTCGCGAATTATCCGGATTCGTCTGGGCGATTGCATGCCAGGTCTCACCGCGTTGA
- the trxA gene encoding thioredoxin, translating into MSGSNNPYNASFGGQMSASASYGAAPVSSGGPSPIKDTTTANFARDVIEESRNQPVLVDFWAPWCGPCKQLTPVLEKVVNEGKGRVKLVKMNIDDHPAIPGQLGIQSIPAVIAFVNGRPADGFMGAIPESQVRQFVDRLGGPADGAGDQAAEIEAILEEAAGLLAGGDINGAAELFGAVLQADPENAKALAGMAECMIAAGQSQRAREALTDLPETLANDAGIQAVVKKLDQIEEARKLGDPVALEHELALNPDNHEQRVKLAKIRNVEGKRDEAAEHLLTIMRRDRAFDDDGARRQLLQFFEVWGPKDPATIAARRKLSSILFS; encoded by the coding sequence ATGAGTGGTTCAAACAATCCCTATAACGCTTCTTTCGGCGGCCAGATGTCGGCCTCGGCATCATACGGTGCTGCACCTGTGTCATCCGGCGGCCCCTCACCCATCAAGGACACGACGACGGCGAATTTTGCCCGGGACGTTATCGAGGAATCCCGCAACCAGCCGGTGCTGGTGGATTTCTGGGCGCCTTGGTGTGGCCCATGCAAGCAACTGACGCCGGTTCTGGAAAAGGTCGTCAATGAAGGCAAGGGCCGCGTCAAGCTGGTCAAGATGAATATCGACGATCATCCGGCCATTCCCGGTCAGCTCGGCATCCAATCGATTCCGGCCGTTATCGCCTTCGTCAATGGCCGTCCGGCCGACGGTTTCATGGGCGCCATTCCGGAAAGCCAGGTTCGCCAGTTCGTCGATCGCCTGGGCGGCCCGGCTGACGGAGCCGGCGATCAGGCGGCGGAAATCGAAGCGATTTTGGAAGAAGCAGCCGGTCTTCTTGCGGGCGGCGATATCAATGGCGCCGCCGAGCTGTTCGGTGCGGTGCTGCAGGCCGACCCGGAAAATGCCAAGGCGCTTGCCGGCATGGCCGAATGTATGATTGCCGCCGGCCAGAGCCAGCGGGCGCGCGAGGCGCTGACGGATCTGCCGGAAACGCTTGCCAACGATGCCGGCATCCAGGCCGTGGTGAAGAAGCTCGATCAGATCGAAGAAGCTCGCAAGCTCGGCGATCCGGTAGCGCTCGAGCATGAGCTGGCGCTCAATCCGGACAACCACGAGCAGCGCGTCAAACTCGCCAAGATCCGCAATGTCGAAGGTAAGCGCGACGAGGCGGCCGAGCATCTGCTGACGATCATGCGCCGCGACCGCGCCTTCGACGACGATGGTGCGCGCCGTCAGTTGCTGCAATTCTTCGAGGTTTGGGGTCCGAAGGATCCGGCGACCATCGCCGCGCGTCGCAAGCTTTCATCGATCCTGTTTTCTTGA
- a CDS encoding DUF1007 family protein translates to MKRQTISLIAMLSLLPLPALAHPHIFIDAKFEVVAAPDGSIAELRNVWRFDEVFSSSVLLDFDKNGNMTLDPGELKAVGKTVRNSLAQYDYYTNVTSNGKAVAMAKPEEIRADYKDDALILTFSLKPLQKTSLKGTTIFGIYDKTLYTAVDFAADSDMATSGEAFARCKRKVVRPNSDEIIAQNQATLTSMFFNDPMGTNYSQLVATRLEVQC, encoded by the coding sequence ATGAAACGACAAACGATTTCGTTGATCGCGATGCTGTCGCTCCTGCCTCTCCCGGCTCTTGCCCACCCGCATATATTCATCGACGCGAAATTCGAGGTGGTCGCGGCGCCCGATGGCTCCATCGCCGAGCTTCGCAACGTCTGGCGCTTCGATGAGGTCTTCTCCTCGTCGGTGCTGCTGGATTTCGACAAGAACGGCAACATGACGCTGGATCCCGGCGAGCTTAAGGCTGTGGGCAAGACGGTCAGGAATTCGCTTGCGCAGTACGATTATTATACGAACGTCACCAGCAACGGCAAAGCGGTTGCGATGGCGAAGCCAGAGGAAATACGGGCGGACTATAAAGACGACGCCCTGATACTCACCTTCTCGCTGAAGCCGCTGCAGAAGACATCTCTCAAGGGAACCACGATTTTCGGAATTTACGACAAGACGCTTTATACGGCGGTCGATTTCGCCGCCGACAGCGATATGGCAACCTCCGGTGAGGCATTTGCCCGCTGCAAGCGCAAGGTGGTGAGGCCCAATTCCGACGAGATCATCGCGCAGAACCAGGCAACGCTCACCAGCATGTTCTTCAACGACCCGATGGGAACGAATTATTCGCAGCTCGTAGCGACGAGGCTGGAAGTCCAGTGCTGA
- a CDS encoding DUF718 domain-containing protein: MTAFNVVRFQTKVGFEEEFEEQYRKLSREFEGLRRIVLIKTGPQAYCGIGEWDGLEHMIAARPLMIGNLDNFRHTLQELGGDIGVTDAISGEAIYEKAPAKRER, from the coding sequence ATGACTGCATTTAACGTCGTGAGATTTCAAACCAAAGTCGGTTTTGAAGAAGAGTTCGAGGAGCAGTATCGAAAACTTTCGCGCGAATTCGAAGGGCTTAGAAGAATAGTTTTAATCAAAACGGGGCCGCAGGCATATTGTGGAATCGGCGAGTGGGACGGTCTGGAGCACATGATAGCCGCACGGCCGTTGATGATCGGCAATTTGGATAACTTTCGGCACACGCTTCAGGAACTTGGGGGCGATATCGGTGTTACCGATGCGATTTCCGGTGAGGCGATTTATGAAAAGGCGCCCGCCAAACGAGAACGGTAA